A window from Bacteroidota bacterium encodes these proteins:
- a CDS encoding MoxR family ATPase: MNHESTSSSREKLTLLTDNIGTIIRGKQQEIRYVITALLARGHILLEDNPGAGKTQMAKTLAQSISGGLADEAPLSQSGSVAFRRIQFTPDLLPMDLIGSHIFDDAKKDFIFKKGPLFTNVLLADEINRASPKVQSALLECMAENQISVADRTYHLDKFFFTIATQNPIEMEGTYPLPAAQLDRFFMKISFGYVSEDVEYDIFQNYLTIGNVRENVKQVLTYNDVVNLQQEAEGVYIHPELLRSVVNISQNTRRHPDISLGCSTRGGIIFIKCLKAWALVMQRNYVIEDDLRALAYPVLHHRLLFRNRDAQRTALTQIVDRELERLAKMRISG, translated from the coding sequence ATGAATCACGAAAGCACTTCTTCCTCGCGCGAAAAACTTACGCTGCTTACCGATAACATCGGTACAATTATCCGCGGCAAGCAACAGGAAATCCGTTATGTAATTACCGCCCTGCTGGCACGCGGACACATCCTGCTCGAAGACAATCCGGGCGCAGGAAAAACGCAAATGGCCAAAACACTTGCGCAGTCGATTTCGGGCGGACTGGCCGATGAAGCGCCGCTTTCGCAAAGTGGCAGCGTGGCATTCAGGCGCATACAGTTTACACCTGACCTGTTGCCGATGGATCTGATCGGTTCGCACATTTTTGATGACGCGAAAAAAGATTTCATCTTCAAAAAAGGGCCGTTGTTTACCAACGTATTGCTGGCCGATGAAATTAACCGGGCCTCACCCAAAGTGCAAAGTGCGCTGCTGGAATGTATGGCTGAAAATCAAATTTCGGTTGCCGACAGAACCTATCATCTCGATAAGTTTTTCTTCACCATTGCCACCCAAAACCCGATTGAAATGGAAGGAACATATCCCCTGCCTGCTGCGCAGCTGGATCGTTTCTTTATGAAAATAAGTTTCGGATATGTGTCTGAGGATGTGGAATATGATATTTTTCAAAACTACCTCACCATTGGCAATGTGCGCGAAAACGTGAAGCAGGTGCTTACCTATAACGATGTGGTTAATCTGCAGCAGGAAGCCGAAGGGGTATATATTCACCCTGAACTGCTTCGCTCCGTGGTGAACATTTCGCAAAATACCCGCCGCCATCCGGATATTTCGCTTGGCTGTTCAACACGTGGCGGAATTATCTTTATCAAATGCCTAAAGGCCTGGGCGCTGGTTATGCAACGTAATTATGTAATTGAAGACGATCTTCGTGCGCTGGCATATCCTGTATTGCATCACCGCTTGCTCTTCCGCAACCGCGATGCGCAGCGCACTGCTCTGACGCAGATTGTGGATCGCGAGCTTGAACGGCTGGCTAAAATGAGAATTTCGGGATAA
- a CDS encoding transglutaminase domain-containing protein encodes MSNPAPAHRLTLLMLVLRLLTLVLPTALAGTLVLYQANISYTALDTGILTQAAWFSGALAVSYIIFVWRGRFIIFTPLLLLGLWITSRIIRGLPGEFDVFVAVARFDLIQVLILTGWLIGWILNLSRWLLVIPAGIFLTVTLVSISHNAYNALDLSPEFLLRNLLPTLLWVMYMLFMAPALQDLRELNGKQTLQLSLRTVGFVALVILAFFIVTETFRGTLKEKQGEITQKASKEGKNQDPPDGENQNDKGKNGGQKRDKNNNGYNERKGLLERPVEFDENGKPIKPKPGDDGLRLKDTMQMDDQMSRNDYVMFCARLDNFFPDGMPKPLYFAYHHLSLFDPQKEQFMRDAFSPMNDEMNADPVAIPLYNTVTDSSVIRKSMAAKKRRVIEAEVYMASNTWKHALLAPSAAFSVQSIAIDKGFDTSFQFAYRVKSYATTLTTTYAMEKAAFKPNVAKAIQDSYEELNTVSSYAGTDPAVYKYFTAFPVGVLFDSIRMLAEKIVRDAGAKTPLEKVDAIDQYFRSKDASGNPLYRYTLNPGKKSDPNIPTATMLGNFLFKTHAGYCTYYAGATVLMLRAIGVPARFTTGFATIDRSDKNKGWYWFYGRQAHAWTQVYFPGYGWIDFDTTVGNSDQQDAPRPDGTPPLPPPRPWLVVHGVAETAAQNKKVKTHFSRVNFHNNEYLLNGEAGKVFDVSLCRVKYGLKDTTLAALLPNDSVVIVCYNSPNRKIAALRNNISLLAQMQQLDEPVIADELHIKPRPEPKKPEPKKPEPKKPGKKEPLDIPFILWLSGGFAAGLLLLLFLLPFLVWLWMRSRVGAARTPKERAHRIYRLALFTFHQTVAERGNETPLDYARQKIDPALHTGFENFMHTYLRLKYAAHQTTETDEQQIRAFWPAFVKATQKNAGNSLRWWLKFLQLAKAQRFLRRPHSDQSPDSTA; translated from the coding sequence ATGAGTAATCCGGCACCCGCTCATCGCCTTACATTGCTGATGCTGGTGTTGCGTCTGCTCACACTGGTGCTGCCTACTGCACTGGCCGGAACGCTTGTACTCTATCAGGCCAACATTTCATACACCGCGCTTGATACAGGTATTCTCACGCAGGCAGCCTGGTTTTCAGGGGCGCTGGCCGTAAGCTACATCATTTTTGTCTGGCGCGGACGTTTTATCATTTTTACACCGTTGCTGCTGCTGGGCTTATGGATTACGAGCCGCATCATACGTGGATTGCCCGGTGAGTTTGATGTGTTTGTGGCGGTGGCCCGGTTTGATCTTATCCAGGTACTCATACTCACCGGCTGGCTCATCGGCTGGATTCTCAATCTATCGCGCTGGTTGCTGGTAATTCCGGCAGGCATTTTTCTCACCGTCACATTAGTTAGTATTTCGCACAATGCCTATAATGCACTTGACCTGAGTCCGGAGTTTCTGCTGCGCAATCTGCTTCCTACATTGCTTTGGGTGATGTATATGTTGTTTATGGCACCCGCGTTGCAGGATTTGCGCGAGCTTAACGGCAAACAAACCCTTCAGCTTTCGCTGCGCACGGTGGGCTTTGTGGCGTTAGTAATACTTGCGTTTTTTATCGTTACTGAAACTTTTCGCGGCACACTGAAGGAAAAACAGGGCGAAATCACTCAAAAAGCCAGTAAGGAAGGGAAAAATCAGGATCCGCCTGATGGAGAAAATCAGAACGACAAGGGCAAAAACGGTGGCCAGAAACGCGATAAAAACAACAATGGTTACAATGAACGAAAAGGCCTGCTAGAACGGCCCGTGGAGTTTGATGAAAACGGCAAACCCATAAAACCCAAACCCGGCGATGATGGTCTGCGGCTGAAAGATACCATGCAAATGGACGATCAGATGAGCCGCAATGATTATGTGATGTTTTGTGCGCGGCTGGATAACTTTTTCCCCGATGGCATGCCCAAGCCGCTCTACTTTGCCTATCACCACCTCTCCCTTTTTGATCCGCAAAAAGAACAGTTCATGCGCGATGCATTTTCGCCCATGAACGACGAAATGAATGCCGATCCGGTGGCCATTCCGCTCTACAACACGGTTACCGACAGCTCGGTGATACGAAAAAGCATGGCTGCCAAAAAGCGCCGTGTAATTGAAGCCGAAGTATATATGGCCAGCAATACATGGAAGCATGCGCTGCTTGCACCTTCGGCCGCATTTTCTGTACAAAGTATTGCCATTGATAAAGGTTTTGATACCTCGTTTCAGTTTGCCTACCGGGTAAAAAGCTACGCCACAACACTTACCACTACCTATGCCATGGAAAAGGCTGCATTTAAACCCAATGTGGCCAAAGCTATTCAGGATAGTTATGAAGAACTGAATACCGTGAGCAGCTATGCCGGAACTGATCCGGCTGTGTATAAGTACTTCACGGCTTTCCCGGTAGGTGTTCTGTTTGATTCCATTCGCATGCTGGCCGAAAAAATAGTGCGCGATGCCGGAGCCAAAACGCCACTTGAAAAAGTGGATGCCATTGATCAGTATTTCCGTTCAAAAGATGCAAGCGGAAATCCCCTTTACCGCTACACACTTAATCCCGGTAAAAAATCCGATCCGAATATTCCCACCGCCACCATGCTGGGTAATTTTCTGTTTAAAACACATGCCGGTTATTGCACATACTACGCCGGAGCCACTGTGCTCATGCTCCGCGCTATTGGCGTGCCTGCGCGTTTTACCACAGGGTTTGCCACAATAGACCGGAGCGATAAAAACAAAGGCTGGTACTGGTTTTATGGCCGGCAGGCGCATGCGTGGACACAGGTTTATTTCCCCGGTTACGGATGGATTGATTTCGACACCACCGTGGGCAACAGCGACCAGCAGGATGCGCCCCGTCCCGACGGTACTCCGCCCCTGCCTCCGCCGCGCCCGTGGCTGGTAGTGCATGGGGTAGCTGAAACCGCTGCACAGAATAAAAAGGTGAAAACACATTTTTCGAGAGTGAATTTTCACAACAACGAATACTTACTGAACGGCGAAGCGGGCAAAGTGTTTGATGTATCGCTGTGCCGTGTGAAATACGGGCTGAAAGACACCACGCTTGCTGCATTACTGCCAAATGATTCGGTGGTAATAGTATGCTACAACAGCCCTAACCGAAAAATTGCGGCGCTGCGAAACAATATAAGTTTACTTGCGCAGATGCAGCAACTGGATGAACCGGTTATTGCCGATGAACTTCACATCAAACCACGCCCGGAACCGAAAAAACCAGAGCCGAAAAAACCGGAACCCAAAAAGCCCGGGAAAAAAGAACCGCTTGATATTCCGTTTATCCTCTGGCTCAGCGGTGGTTTTGCAGCAGGGCTGTTGCTCTTGCTCTTTCTGCTGCCATTTTTGGTGTGGCTATGGATGCGCTCGCGTGTTGGTGCCGCGCGTACGCCAAAAGAGCGCGCACACCGTATTTATCGCCTTGCCCTGTTCACCTTCCACCAAACCGTAGCCGAGCGCGGTAATGAAACACCGCTCGACTATGCACGCCAGAAAATTGATCCTGCGCTGCACACAGGCTTCGAAAATTTCATGCATACTTACCTGCGGCTTAAATATGCCGCCCATCAAACTACCGAAACCGACGAGCAGCAAATCCGTGCATTCTGGCCTGCCTTTGTGAAGGCCACGCAAAAAAATGCCGGCAACAGCCTGCGCTGGTGGCTGAAATTTTTACAACTTGCAAAAGCGCAACGCTTCCTGCGCCGCCCTCATTCTGATCAAAGCCCTGACTCAACTGCCTGA
- a CDS encoding DUF58 domain-containing protein: MLQRKLAYWFTYTVVRWQLLLGILVIWAAWKWLRSTYQSPDSSQWQILLQFLPVVGWILAGLAGFSMLTAVSAWVWFLVRYRRGQTPVRLRMGEGNRAEAGPVRVTLQISGLLRPFLGQVQARLVFTDLTMSSVIPLNENVREGGLLRTAVKGSALTDMYNRGASEAEELQLLFIDPLRLVVMPFTIEVKRQMNTLARKLDAQELPVQPNRTEQQLERIETPKRVEGEMLSYKDFEAGDDVRRIVWKIYARNGELVVRIPETMDPYASHLVLYASFFNALGTTSDTRYNEQLLNAYKDVVRQLLDSAQSGEYAVRMPADQHVHELSDETPEKKLLMQVSLAHWQNDMPPAQFVNVRDAALVCIPSTVPVADVEKLLWQLPEHVTVIGVSLSDSIPGIFPIAPGELFFRRVLRPAQKLRTSWTFASLRKKLRANENQFEVVLAQRGNTQFVKAPKL; the protein is encoded by the coding sequence ATGCTTCAGCGAAAACTCGCATACTGGTTTACCTACACCGTAGTACGGTGGCAATTGCTTTTAGGTATTTTGGTAATCTGGGCCGCCTGGAAATGGCTGCGCAGTACCTATCAGTCGCCTGATTCTTCACAGTGGCAAATCCTGCTGCAGTTTTTGCCGGTTGTGGGCTGGATACTGGCCGGGCTTGCTGGTTTCAGTATGCTCACCGCCGTTTCGGCCTGGGTCTGGTTTCTGGTTCGCTATCGTAGGGGGCAAACTCCGGTACGGCTGCGTATGGGCGAAGGCAACCGCGCCGAAGCCGGGCCGGTAAGGGTTACGCTTCAGATAAGCGGGCTGCTTCGCCCTTTTCTGGGACAAGTGCAGGCAAGGCTTGTATTTACAGATTTGACCATGTCGTCAGTAATTCCGCTTAACGAAAATGTACGTGAGGGCGGGTTGCTGCGCACAGCGGTAAAAGGGTCGGCACTTACTGATATGTATAACCGTGGCGCCAGCGAAGCCGAAGAACTGCAGTTGCTGTTTATTGATCCGCTTCGCCTTGTTGTGATGCCGTTTACCATTGAAGTGAAACGGCAAATGAACACGCTTGCCCGGAAACTCGATGCACAGGAACTGCCCGTACAACCCAACCGCACCGAGCAACAGCTCGAACGCATTGAAACACCCAAGCGTGTGGAGGGCGAAATGCTGAGCTACAAAGACTTTGAAGCCGGTGATGATGTGCGGCGAATTGTGTGGAAAATATATGCCCGAAACGGCGAGCTGGTAGTGCGCATACCCGAAACAATGGATCCGTATGCCTCGCACCTGGTGCTTTACGCCAGTTTTTTCAATGCACTCGGCACCACTTCTGATACACGCTACAACGAGCAACTGCTGAATGCCTATAAAGACGTTGTGCGGCAACTGCTTGATAGCGCGCAGAGCGGAGAATATGCCGTGCGCATGCCTGCCGACCAACACGTACATGAACTGAGCGACGAAACACCGGAGAAAAAACTCCTTATGCAGGTTAGTCTGGCCCACTGGCAAAACGATATGCCCCCTGCACAGTTTGTAAATGTGCGTGATGCGGCGCTGGTGTGCATTCCATCTACCGTGCCGGTTGCCGATGTGGAAAAACTACTCTGGCAGCTTCCCGAACATGTAACCGTAATAGGAGTATCGCTCTCTGACAGCATACCCGGGATTTTCCCTATTGCACCCGGCGAACTGTTTTTCCGCCGTGTACTGCGTCCGGCTCAAAAACTGCGCACTTCATGGACGTTTGCCTCGCTTCGTAAAAAACTACGTGCCAATGAAAATCAGTTTGAAGTAGTGCTTGCCCAGCGTGGCAATACCCAATTTGTAAAAGCCCCCAAACTATGA
- a CDS encoding MBOAT family protein — protein MVFSSFIFLVFFLPAFLLVYHVLPKNALWRNPFILIASFLFYAWGEPRFVLIVLLTTILDFFIVGKMGAAHNLTQRRLWLLLSLLLNVGLLFYFKYVNFFTDNLNTILHFFGHEGLFVAKILLPAGVSFFTFESITYAVDIYRGEHRPLKRFWHYQQYIIFFPKLVAGPIIRYTDMADQITGHVQQETPYNKLLGFSRFCIGLGKKVFIANTMAAQADAIFALPPQEVNTLMAWIGILAYTFQIYFDFSGYSDMAIGLSRILGFRIAENFNNPYTSGSVTEFWRRWHITLGTWMRNYLYIPLGGNRASRSRVYLNLLIVFLISGFWHGASWNFILWGAYHGFFLMLERLVFSSGFKGRIKLLNTGYTFLVVLAGWVLFRTATFDQAATYYHHLFSFASHAEGLFYLNTEFIPWLIIAALFAFCTLIPRVDRFQQLFFTGTPGNWLVIAASVSGLFIYLLSVIYLAGDGYNPFIYFNF, from the coding sequence ATGGTTTTTTCAAGTTTTATTTTTCTGGTCTTCTTTCTGCCGGCTTTTTTGCTTGTCTATCATGTGTTGCCCAAAAATGCGTTGTGGCGAAATCCGTTTATACTTATCGCCAGTTTCCTTTTTTATGCCTGGGGCGAACCGCGGTTTGTACTCATTGTCCTGCTCACCACCATACTCGATTTTTTTATTGTCGGGAAAATGGGTGCCGCACACAACCTAACCCAACGGCGGCTGTGGCTGCTGCTTTCTTTACTGCTTAATGTCGGGCTGCTGTTTTATTTTAAGTATGTAAATTTTTTCACCGATAACCTCAATACCATTTTGCATTTTTTTGGCCACGAAGGATTATTCGTGGCTAAGATTCTGCTACCCGCAGGTGTGTCCTTTTTTACGTTCGAAAGCATTACTTATGCGGTTGATATTTACCGTGGTGAACACCGGCCTTTGAAGCGGTTCTGGCACTATCAGCAATACATCATTTTCTTTCCAAAACTGGTAGCCGGCCCCATAATCCGTTACACCGATATGGCTGATCAGATCACCGGTCACGTGCAGCAGGAAACACCTTACAATAAACTTCTGGGTTTTTCACGATTCTGTATTGGGCTTGGAAAGAAAGTATTTATTGCCAACACAATGGCCGCTCAGGCCGATGCTATTTTTGCTCTTCCCCCACAGGAGGTAAATACATTAATGGCCTGGATCGGTATTCTTGCCTATACCTTTCAGATCTATTTCGACTTTTCGGGCTATTCTGATATGGCCATCGGGTTGAGCCGGATACTTGGATTTCGTATCGCCGAAAATTTTAATAATCCATATACATCAGGCAGTGTAACAGAGTTCTGGCGTCGCTGGCATATTACTTTAGGTACCTGGATGCGTAATTACCTCTACATTCCGCTGGGTGGAAACAGAGCTTCCCGTTCGCGCGTGTATCTAAATTTGCTCATTGTTTTTCTGATTTCAGGTTTCTGGCATGGTGCAAGCTGGAATTTTATTCTCTGGGGGGCTTATCACGGTTTTTTCCTGATGCTTGAAAGACTTGTTTTTTCGTCTGGTTTCAAAGGCCGGATCAAATTATTAAATACTGGTTATACATTTTTAGTCGTACTTGCAGGATGGGTGTTGTTCAGAACAGCAACTTTTGACCAGGCAGCAACCTACTATCATCACCTGTTTTCATTCGCCTCACACGCAGAAGGGTTATTTTACCTGAATACTGAATTTATACCCTGGCTAATTATTGCTGCTTTGTTTGCATTTTGTACACTCATTCCACGCGTTGATCGTTTTCAGCAGCTTTTCTTTACAGGAACACCCGGTAACTGGCTGGTAATTGCTGCATCTGTATCGGGACTGTTTATTTATTTGTTAAGTGTGATCTATCTTGCGGGCGACGGGTACAATCCATTTATTTATTTCAATTTTTAA
- a CDS encoding T9SS type A sorting domain-containing protein, with product MWRILLFLFLFPAASAAQVNILDFRATPVGDALSISWTIGPGNTCEDLEVQHSTDSVNFTMLYLYAGVCGDATFSQQYNWTHNTPACGVKNYYRLFARTGGQLAVLSTDHSCLGTAGYRIFLAQQPKALTLQLSLQKSPEWKLELTDAQGKILHAQVYAGTEQTIVLPALPSGVIIYRLTTERDDVFTGKLFFR from the coding sequence ATGTGGCGAATACTACTTTTCCTCTTTCTTTTTCCTGCGGCTTCAGCCGCTCAGGTAAACATTCTCGATTTCCGTGCCACGCCGGTAGGCGATGCATTATCCATTTCGTGGACAATTGGCCCCGGTAATACGTGTGAGGATCTTGAAGTGCAGCACAGCACAGATTCGGTTAATTTCACCATGCTTTACCTGTATGCCGGCGTGTGCGGCGATGCTACTTTTTCGCAGCAATACAACTGGACACACAACACACCTGCCTGCGGGGTAAAAAACTATTATCGTCTGTTTGCTCGAACGGGCGGGCAACTGGCGGTACTTAGTACTGACCACTCCTGCCTCGGAACTGCCGGTTACCGCATTTTCTTGGCACAACAGCCTAAAGCCCTTACATTACAATTAAGTCTTCAGAAAAGTCCGGAATGGAAACTCGAACTGACTGATGCGCAGGGAAAAATTTTACATGCACAGGTTTACGCTGGCACCGAGCAAACGATTGTGCTTCCCGCTTTACCTTCGGGAGTGATCATTTACCGGCTCACAACTGAGCGTGATGATGTATTTACCGGCAAATTATTTTTCAGGTAG
- a CDS encoding PorT family protein, translated as MKSIFAFFLISISLAANAQFNRLDIGVQGGVSRASLYGNSSIYGGHKARMGYAGGLFAQYNFTPHIALRSGVSFERKGSTLELTMMDITGAEIGTFRGKETFDYLTVPLLFRFSFGKKIQYFVNAGPYVGFLLKQTEYIEAFQILPETTNDLTANFKKNEFGASLGAGVNYALNDSYVFSVEVRNNLGLNNLSALPLINMGTIKTNALGLLVGLHYRLGRQD; from the coding sequence ATGAAGTCCATTTTTGCATTTTTTTTAATCTCGATAAGTCTTGCAGCTAATGCGCAATTCAATCGTTTAGATATTGGCGTTCAGGGCGGCGTTAGTCGTGCTTCATTGTATGGCAATTCTTCAATTTATGGTGGGCATAAGGCGCGAATGGGTTATGCCGGAGGTCTTTTTGCCCAATACAATTTTACGCCGCATATCGCACTCCGGTCAGGTGTTTCTTTCGAACGAAAAGGCTCCACACTGGAACTTACAATGATGGATATTACTGGTGCAGAAATCGGAACATTCCGAGGTAAGGAGACCTTTGATTACCTCACTGTACCGCTTTTATTCAGATTTAGTTTCGGGAAGAAAATACAATACTTTGTCAATGCAGGACCTTACGTTGGGTTTTTACTCAAACAAACTGAATACATTGAGGCGTTTCAGATACTTCCAGAAACAACTAACGACCTTACCGCTAACTTTAAGAAAAATGAATTTGGCGCTTCACTCGGCGCAGGTGTCAATTATGCACTGAATGATAGTTATGTTTTTTCGGTGGAAGTGAGAAATAATCTCGGGCTTAACAACCTGAGTGCATTGCCGTTAATAAATATGGGTACAATTAAGACCAATGCGCTGGGTTTGCTGGTAGGTTTACATTACCGGCTTGGCAGGCAGGATTAG
- a CDS encoding RNA pseudouridine synthase has product MQVIYEDNHLIAINKRPGELVQGDKTGDEPMSEALKRWLREKYNKPGDVFLGVIHRLDRPVSGVVLFAKTSKALARMNEQFRERDIRKIYWAVVSAPPPAREGTLIHWLRKNEAANKSYASPVEKPGHLRCELGYTLLASSDRYHLLEIRPVTGRHHQIRVQLAAIGCIIKGDLKYGAKRSNHDGSIHLHARRLEFMHPVKNEPVVVIAPPPEEDAVWRFLNDALK; this is encoded by the coding sequence ATGCAGGTTATTTACGAAGACAACCACCTCATTGCCATAAACAAACGCCCCGGCGAGCTTGTGCAGGGCGATAAAACCGGCGATGAGCCCATGAGTGAAGCGCTGAAACGCTGGCTCAGGGAAAAATACAACAAGCCGGGCGACGTGTTCCTCGGCGTTATTCACCGGCTCGACCGGCCCGTAAGTGGCGTGGTGCTGTTTGCCAAAACCAGCAAAGCACTGGCACGTATGAACGAACAATTCCGCGAGCGCGATATACGCAAAATATACTGGGCCGTGGTATCGGCACCGCCGCCTGCACGCGAGGGAACGCTTATTCACTGGCTGCGTAAAAACGAAGCTGCCAATAAATCGTATGCATCGCCGGTAGAAAAGCCCGGCCACCTGCGCTGCGAACTGGGCTATACACTGCTTGCGTCGTCAGACCGCTATCACCTGCTTGAAATACGTCCGGTTACCGGCCGGCATCATCAGATACGTGTGCAACTCGCTGCTATCGGCTGCATCATTAAAGGTGATTTGAAGTATGGCGCCAAACGCAGCAATCACGACGGATCCATTCACCTCCACGCCCGGCGGCTGGAGTTTATGCATCCGGTAAAAAACGAGCCGGTAGTGGTAATTGCTCCGCCACCCGAAGAAGATGCCGTTTGGCGTTTTTTGAATGACGCGCTTAAATAA
- the panB gene encoding 3-methyl-2-oxobutanoate hydroxymethyltransferase, giving the protein MSVHKKEVKKVTTHVLQEMKRSGEKIAMLTAYDYTSALIVDAAGIDVILVGDSASNVMAGHETTLPITLDQMIYHASSVIRAVNRALVVVDLPFGSYQGNSKEALNSSIRIMKESGAHAVKLEGGREVVESISRILTAGIPVMGHLGLTPQSIYKFGTYTVRAKEEEEAQRLIEDAHALEKAGCFAIVLEKVPASLAKRVADELAIPVIGIGAGGGVDGQVLVYHDMVGLTYEFQPRFLRRYLNLYEDIKGAVGRYIDDVKRKDFPSEKESY; this is encoded by the coding sequence ATGTCTGTCCATAAAAAAGAAGTAAAAAAAGTAACCACGCACGTACTTCAGGAGATGAAACGTAGTGGTGAAAAAATAGCCATGCTTACGGCTTACGATTATACCTCAGCATTAATTGTGGATGCTGCCGGTATTGATGTAATACTTGTTGGCGATTCGGCATCGAATGTAATGGCCGGGCATGAAACCACGCTCCCCATTACCCTTGATCAGATGATTTATCATGCTTCATCGGTAATCCGTGCCGTGAACCGTGCGCTGGTGGTGGTTGATTTGCCTTTTGGTTCGTATCAGGGCAACTCGAAAGAGGCGTTGAATTCCTCCATTCGTATTATGAAGGAATCGGGTGCACATGCGGTAAAGCTGGAAGGCGGCCGCGAGGTGGTTGAATCCATTTCTCGCATTCTTACCGCAGGTATTCCGGTTATGGGGCATCTTGGCCTCACGCCGCAGTCGATCTATAAATTCGGCACTTACACGGTGCGGGCGAAAGAGGAGGAAGAAGCACAGCGTTTGATTGAAGATGCACACGCGCTTGAAAAAGCAGGATGCTTTGCTATTGTGCTGGAGAAAGTGCCTGCCTCGCTGGCTAAACGTGTGGCTGATGAATTAGCCATTCCGGTAATTGGCATTGGTGCCGGCGGCGGTGTTGACGGGCAGGTGCTTGTGTATCACGACATGGTGGGGCTTACGTATGAATTTCAGCCGCGTTTTCTGCGCCGCTACCTGAATCTTTACGAAGACATAAAAGGCGCTGTGGGGCGTTACATCGACGATGTGAAGCGCAAGGATTTTCCCAGCGAGAAGGAATCATACTAA
- a CDS encoding glycosyltransferase: MVVFWVLVLALAVQLFYFLFFFLRLARYKNAEGVNEFPPVSVVICARNEDDNLVAFLPLVLAQDYPEFQVVVVNDCSFDNTEDILKEFSERHPHLKVVTIKEDEYYSHGKKVALMMGIKGARYEHLLLTDADCRPASANWLRSMAAQFTTETEIVLGYGPYEKRSGMLNKLIRFDAFFIALQYLSFSMARITYMGVGRNLAYRKELFFRHKGFASHYHIQSGDDDLFVNQAATRRNTRVEVRPDSFTLSVPERTFKAWWRQKRRHLTTGKRYKFGHKLLLITYVASQWLFFGTFIAALVLNFQPYVVLGIMLLRLLLQMFIFKKAMEKLGEHDLLLLVPFVEIFLLFFYPALTFAGIFQRRRKWMT; this comes from the coding sequence ATGGTGGTCTTTTGGGTGCTGGTGCTTGCGCTGGCCGTGCAGCTGTTTTATTTTCTGTTTTTCTTTCTGCGTCTTGCACGTTATAAAAATGCCGAAGGTGTAAACGAATTCCCTCCTGTTTCGGTTGTAATTTGTGCGCGGAATGAAGATGACAATCTGGTGGCTTTTCTGCCGTTGGTGCTGGCACAGGATTATCCTGAGTTTCAGGTAGTGGTGGTAAATGATTGTTCGTTTGATAATACCGAAGATATTCTCAAGGAGTTTTCTGAGCGGCATCCGCACCTGAAAGTGGTTACTATTAAGGAAGATGAGTATTACAGCCACGGCAAAAAAGTGGCGCTCATGATGGGTATTAAAGGTGCCCGATATGAGCACCTGTTGCTTACCGATGCCGATTGCCGCCCGGCCAGCGCCAACTGGCTGCGGAGCATGGCCGCACAGTTTACCACCGAAACAGAAATTGTACTCGGCTACGGCCCTTATGAAAAACGCAGCGGTATGCTTAACAAGCTCATCCGTTTCGACGCGTTTTTCATCGCCCTGCAATACCTCTCGTTTTCAATGGCCCGAATTACCTATATGGGTGTGGGCCGCAATCTGGCCTACCGCAAAGAACTTTTTTTCCGCCATAAAGGCTTTGCCTCCCACTACCATATTCAGTCGGGCGACGATGATTTGTTTGTGAATCAGGCTGCTACGCGACGCAATACACGCGTGGAAGTGCGGCCCGACAGTTTTACACTTTCGGTGCCCGAACGGACTTTCAAGGCCTGGTGGCGGCAAAAACGCAGGCACCTCACCACCGGTAAACGCTATAAATTCGGTCATAAACTGCTGCTAATAACCTATGTAGCCAGTCAGTGGCTGTTTTTCGGCACCTTTATTGCGGCACTCGTCCTGAATTTTCAGCCTTATGTCGTATTGGGCATCATGTTGCTGCGATTGCTGCTGCAAATGTTTATCTTTAAAAAAGCAATGGAGAAACTTGGCGAACACGACCTCCTCTTGCTGGTACCGTTCGTCGAAATTTTTCTCCTATTTTTTTACCCGGCACTTACATTTGCCGGCATATTCCAACGCAGGCGTAAATGGATGACGTAA